TCGACTCCCTCGCGGGCATTCTGAAGGTCGCTCTCGGAGATCTTCAGGCCCATTTCAGTCTTTTCCAGGGCCTGCTTCGATATGGCCCCCTCCTTATAGAGGACCCTCATCCTCCTGAGATCGCTCAACGCGTCTTCATAGAGGACCCTTGAGCGTTCATAAGAATGGAGCATCGGATTCGCCGCGGCCTTTTCCAGGCGAATTACGATGTCACCTCTGTTCACCAAGTCGCCTTCTTTCCTCAACACATCCATCACCTGTATCGAATTCGTCGATATGATCGGATATTGGACTATCCCCTCGACCGTACCAGCCAGTGTGGTCCATATTGTGATATCACCTGAAACGGCAATCACGGTCTCGACCGGCCTGCCCTCCCTCTCCTGGATGGAGGCGATACTGTCGATGGTCTTTTCCCCGCTGATGGCGGCGAATCTCATCCCGAAAGATGCGACGACAACAATGATCGCAATCCAGAGGATCAGCCTGCCATGTCCCTTTTTCTTTCCGCCCTGTTCACTCATCATCATTCTCCTTCACCCAGAATTTCTTTTTCTGAATATCCATATATCCCTGTAACAAGTTCGAGTTGCGCCCTGGCTATATTACATGAGTACAGGGCCTGTGCGAGCTGTGCACTCGCTGTCGTCATGGCAAGTTCCGCATCGAGGCTCTCAACATGAGTCGCCAGTCCATTCTTCAGCCTGACCAGAGCCAGCCTGTGAGCCTCCTCTGCCAGGTCCACTGCCTTCTGCCTCCCCGCAAGAGCGGAGAAAGCATCCTCAAGCATCAGCCAGGAGACCCGTACATTCATTTCCTTCTCATTCTCCACTCTTTCAAGCTCTATCTCAGCGCTCCTGAGCTCCGCCCTCGCCCCGTCTATCCTCGACTTCGCCTTGAAACCGTCGAAGATCGGGATCTGGAATCCCAAGGTCAGTGCCGAGGACCGCGCCAGGTTCTTCGACTCGGGCAGGTAGCCCTCCGACCATTGCGACTGCACGAGGAAATTCGCGCCGAACTGCAATACCGGCCAGCGCTCGGCCTTTTCAAGGTCCAGGCTGTGCCGCATCGCCTCGACCTGCTGCTGAAGTGCCATGATCTCCGGGCTGCCGGAACGCATCATGGAGATCTGATATCCCATGTCGTCAGGTCTCACACCTGCAACCAGACGGTCTGTCAGGTCAAGGGGAGTGTCCTGCTTCAGGCCACATCTTCTTCTGAGCATTATTTCTGCCTGCCTGACCATGTTCCCGGCTTCGATCAGCTGGGGGACCCTGTTCTCGTATTCCACTTCGGCCCGCAACATGTGGAACCTGCTAACCGTACCCTGATCGAACCCTACCCTGGTTATCCTCAGGACCTCTTCTGTAGCCGCAAGAGCCTTCTTCGCTATGTCGAGACTCTCCATCGACAGAAGAATGTCGTAATATGCCTGCTTCACGGCAAACCTCACATAGTCGCGAGTTGCAACCTCAC
Above is a window of Candidatus Latescibacterota bacterium DNA encoding:
- a CDS encoding TolC family protein; this translates as MIMEKGYMKVPWIVLASVVAVLVLLVWGWGIARAAGRPVSGRPTGPPDAVETRDVLALSLEGATELALENDELLMRAAEGVKGAIAGMREAKSGRLPSLSVSGYYGRNIRKPVMFLPSDMADAFGGVTRIEIGEDNDISLNTAMTWNIWTAGRLSAGIGATASILEAMKYSEVATRDYVRFAVKQAYYDILLSMESLDIAKKALAATEEVLRITRVGFDQGTVSRFHMLRAEVEYENRVPQLIEAGNMVRQAEIMLRRRCGLKQDTPLDLTDRLVAGVRPDDMGYQISMMRSGSPEIMALQQQVEAMRHSLDLEKAERWPVLQFGANFLVQSQWSEGYLPESKNLARSSALTLGFQIPIFDGFKAKSRIDGARAELRSAEIELERVENEKEMNVRVSWLMLEDAFSALAGRQKAVDLAEEAHRLALVRLKNGLATHVESLDAELAMTTASAQLAQALYSCNIARAQLELVTGIYGYSEKEILGEGE
- a CDS encoding efflux RND transporter periplasmic adaptor subunit; protein product: MMMSEQGGKKKGHGRLILWIAIIVVVASFGMRFAAISGEKTIDSIASIQEREGRPVETVIAVSGDITIWTTLAGTVEGIVQYPIISTNSIQVMDVLRKEGDLVNRGDIVIRLEKAAANPMLHSYERSRVLYEDALSDLRRMRVLYKEGAISKQALEKTEMGLKISESDLQNAREGVDLTADYPGVVVSMLVKKGEMADNGDVLARVARTDTVKIAFTAGSRQAMVLE